A stretch of the Agelaius phoeniceus isolate bAgePho1 chromosome 1, bAgePho1.hap1, whole genome shotgun sequence genome encodes the following:
- the SGO1 gene encoding shugoshin 1 gives MAESSRKSFKDSLSDIKQRMREKRTQKWLRLGKTTQFSTVKAKRANNTSNKLKVIQANNRDLALSLQEHKLKLREAEATILQLRKEYHILKAQMFDLQRNHRFQQEQGHVENRLSALNEIISKVSQNLLDSVTLLGPAKNLCSIDVNQRVLSSGPGNSCSVTGLTHSIEPLKCVLEDGPVLPSGMEAGGDRNSLSKICVESESDISFTKIIPSEGQPSDFHLNNTEPELENVSSSVKFGFGSVLPKSVSTRRHFSTMRNHDVICTGVLDHLEAPDSVKELSEQDEIRLEESLEKCATENINAAVPHLNESKVDSELALKQKTSETAQFKLKRNSDLKQPECKSRENPQRRKEKHQKGKLEWPLTSQQRPGKLGKEASKEKQNFLGGISDAYDFHLEESVHLTPFRQNKVNNSDTEVEDEEDSAETNTIESSSTAGDSDDSLYEPYKSKSKKRRSLVDESPMSPIHPRPRSKRCLAQREQKLCHEEETENKSSDKSIKQPSEPSRGHLCDVTNTAAVLPSTGDAEIVPEGEGPQSPKHKRRSCSVTVNYKEPSIVGKLRRGDPFTDTKFLCSPIFKLKKDAKRHSRKKDSMKISNEKLVSCP, from the exons ATGGCAGAATCCTCGAGAAAGTCCTTCAAAGACAGTCTGAGTGATATAAAACAACGTATGAGAGAGAAAAGAACTCAGAAATGGTTAAGGCTGGGTAAAACTACCCAGTTCTCCACCGTAAAGGCCAAAAGAGCAA ACAACACCTCCAACAAATTGAAGGTCATTCAAGCAAACAACAGAGATTTGGCTCTGTCCTTGCAAGAACACAAGCTCAAACTGAGGGAAGCTGAAGCTACCATTCTTCAGCTAAGGAAAGAGTATCACATTTTGAAGGCTCAAATGTTTGACTTGCAAAGAAATCATAGGTTCCAGCAAGAACAAGGACATGTGGAG AACCGACTGTCGGCCTTGAATGAGATAATTTCCAAAGTCTCTCAGAATTTACTGGACTCAGTCACTCTCCTTGGCCCAGCAAAGAACTTGTGTTCCATAGATGTA AATCAAAGAGTGCTTTCTTCAGGTCCTGGAAACAGTTGCAGTGTCACAGGACTAACACATTCAAT AGAACCTCTAAAGTGTGTTCTAGAAGATGGTCCTGTACTTCCAAGTGGGATGGAAGCTGGTGGTGACAGAAATTCTTTGTCAAAGATCTGTGTGGAATCTGAAAGTGACATTTCCTTTACCAAAATAATTCCAAGTGAAG GGCAGCCATCTGATTTTCATCTGAACAAcacagagccagagctggaAAATGTTTCTTCAAGTGTAAAGTTTGGATTTGGTAGTGTGTTACCAAAAAGTGTATCCACCAGACGTCACTTTTCGACGATGAGGAACCATGATGTAATTTGTACTGGTGTCTTGGACCATTTAGAAGCACCTGATTCAGTAAAAGAACTTTCTGAACAGGATGAAATTAGGCTTGAGGAAAGTCTAGAGAAGTGTGCTacagaaaatataaatgcagCTGTTCCTCACTTGAATGAAAGCAAAGTTGATTCAGAACTGGCATTGAAGCAGAAAACTTCTGAAACTGCACAGTTCAAATTGAAACGTAATTCTGATCTTAAACAACCAGAGTGTAAAAGCAGAGAAAACCCTCAAcgaaggaaagaaaagcatcAGAAAGGAAAACTGGAATGGCCACTTACTTCCCAACAAAGACCAGGAAAATTGGGTAAAGAGGCTTctaaagaaaagcagaatttcttgGGTGGCATCAGTGATGCTTATGACTTTCATTTGGAAGAGAGTGTCCATCTTACACCTTTTCGACAAAACAAGGTGAACAACAGTGATACTGAAGTGGAGGATGAAGAAGATTCAGCTGAAACCAATACCATTGAGTCAAGCAGTACTGCAGGGGACTCAGATGACAGCCTCTATGAGCCTTACAAGAGTAAATCAAAGAAAAGGCGAAGTTTGGTGGATGAGAGCCCTATGTCACCAATCCATCCAAGGCCAAGGTCTAAAAGATGTTTGGCACAGCGTGAGCAGAAGCTCTGTCATGAAGAAGAGACTGAAAACAAATCAAGTGATAAGTCTATTA AGCAGCCTTCTGAGCCATCTCGTGGGCATCTCTGTGATGTTACCAATACAGCTGCAGTgctccccagcactggggaTGCAGAAATTGTCCCTGAAGGTGAAGGACCTCAGTCCCCAAAACACAAGCGGCGAAGCTGTAGTGTTACTGTGAACTACAAAGAACCGAGTATTGTAGG GAAACTCAGGAGAGGAGATCCATTTACAGATACAAAGTTCCTGTGTTCTCCAATTTTCAAGCTGAAAAAAGATGCTAAGCGACATTCTCGCAAGAAAGATTCTATGAAAATATCCAATGAGAAATTGGTTAGTTGTCCTTGA